The Burkholderia mayonis genome window below encodes:
- a CDS encoding D-cysteine desulfhydrase, with translation MNTTTPLSTRLSAFARLNLIDAATPLQRLPRLSAHVGRDVYVKRDDFTPLAMGGNKLRKLEFLAADAIREKADVLVTAGAIQSNHVRQTAALAAQLGLDCVALLENPIGTARDDYLRSGNRLLLDLFRVRAHEVGSLDDADRQLEAAAQQLRDEGRRPYVIPIGGSNALGALGYVRAGLELTQQIRAGGLDFSAVVLASGSAGTHAGLAFALSHALPSLPVIGVTVSRTDAAQRPKVQQLLDRTSELLGISTPADTRIDLWDDYFAPRYGEPNRAGIEAVRLLARTEGLLLDPVYTGKAMAGLLDGIARGRFERNGPVLFLHTGGAPALFAYRDACGTD, from the coding sequence ATGAACACGACGACGCCTCTTTCAACCCGACTGAGCGCCTTTGCGCGCCTGAACCTGATCGACGCGGCGACGCCGCTGCAACGGCTGCCGCGCCTGTCGGCGCACGTCGGCCGCGACGTCTACGTGAAGCGCGACGATTTCACGCCGCTCGCGATGGGCGGCAACAAGCTGCGCAAGCTCGAGTTTCTCGCCGCGGACGCGATCCGTGAGAAGGCGGACGTGCTCGTGACCGCGGGCGCGATCCAGTCGAATCACGTCCGGCAGACCGCGGCGCTCGCCGCACAGCTCGGCCTCGATTGCGTCGCGCTGCTCGAGAACCCGATCGGCACCGCACGCGACGATTATCTGCGGAGCGGCAACCGGCTGCTGCTCGATCTGTTCCGCGTGCGCGCGCACGAAGTCGGCAGCCTCGACGACGCGGACCGGCAGCTCGAAGCGGCCGCGCAGCAGCTGCGCGACGAAGGACGCCGTCCGTACGTGATTCCGATCGGAGGATCGAATGCGCTCGGCGCACTCGGCTACGTGCGCGCGGGTCTCGAGCTCACGCAGCAGATCCGCGCGGGGGGACTCGACTTCTCGGCCGTCGTGCTCGCGTCCGGCAGCGCGGGCACGCATGCGGGCCTCGCGTTCGCGCTCTCGCACGCATTGCCGTCGCTGCCCGTGATCGGAGTCACCGTGTCGCGCACCGATGCGGCGCAGCGTCCGAAGGTGCAGCAACTGCTCGACCGGACGAGCGAGCTGCTCGGCATCTCGACGCCGGCCGACACGCGCATCGATCTGTGGGACGACTACTTCGCGCCGCGCTACGGCGAGCCCAATCGCGCGGGCATCGAAGCAGTCCGGCTGCTCGCGCGGACCGAGGGGCTGCTGCTCGATCCCGTGTACACGGGCAAGGCGATGGCGGGCCTGCTCGACGGCATCGCGCGCGGCCGCTTCGAACGAAACGGCCCGGTGCTGTTCCTGCACACGGGCGGCGCGCCCGCGCTGTTCGCGTATCGCGACGCGTGCGGCACGGATTGA
- a CDS encoding Lrp/AsnC family transcriptional regulator, which yields MDKRDTQMLTLLQQDATIGLNDLAKAVNLSPTPCWRRLQKLREDGVICRQVVLCDPAKLNLGLTAFVTVRSNQHGDAWTMRFIEAVRAIPEIIEIYRMSGDVDYLLKVVVPDIAGYDSVYKRLIKSVELMDVSSAFAMEVIKRTTALPLDYVATE from the coding sequence ATGGACAAACGCGATACTCAGATGCTCACGTTGCTGCAACAGGACGCGACGATCGGCCTGAACGACCTCGCGAAGGCGGTGAACCTGTCGCCGACGCCGTGCTGGCGCCGGCTGCAGAAACTGCGTGAAGACGGCGTGATCTGCCGGCAGGTCGTGCTCTGCGATCCGGCGAAGCTGAATCTCGGGCTCACCGCGTTCGTGACGGTGCGCTCGAACCAGCACGGCGACGCGTGGACGATGCGCTTCATCGAGGCCGTCCGCGCGATTCCGGAGATCATCGAAATCTATCGGATGAGCGGCGACGTCGATTACCTGTTGAAGGTCGTCGTGCCCGACATCGCCGGCTACGACAGCGTCTACAAGCGGCTCATCAAGAGCGTCGAGCTGATGGACGTGAGCTCCGCGTTCGCGATGGAGGTCATCAAGCGCACGACCGCGCTGCCGCTCGATTACGTCGCGACCGAGTGA